The Penicillium psychrofluorescens genome assembly, chromosome: 2 nucleotide sequence CAGGTCCTTCTATAAGAAGTATGTACCACTTGCGCTTGTTTTTCTCTACAAGtatctctctcctttcacTCTATGACAAGCATTCCTGTCTACCACACAAGAGAACCCTTCTATACTTGGTCCTTCCACACTTTATTCTCGGATCCTCCAACCCGCTACCATGCCAAAAGGAACTAGCAAGTCAGAGTTGGATGGGAAATACTCAAGTAAAAGCTCCCTTGCTATTAGTTACACGTCTAGAACGCAGCGTGTGAGCAAAGCAAAGAAGGGGAAGCGAGTTCACCCGTGTAAATTTTCTGAGTGCGACAAGGTAAGACTTCAACGCTCACATTATTGACTATCAAACTAACCGTCCTGTAGATCTTCACCCGAGCTGAACACAAGAGACGACACGAGATGCGCCATAACCTCAAAAAACTCTATCACTGTACTCATTATGGATGCATGGTTGCTTTCGAGAATCCTGAGAACTTGATAAGTCACATGGAGAAGAGGTGAGTAATGCCATCAACCATCtatctccatcttctcaaGCTCACAATTCCTATAGTGAGCATGATTCCGTGGATAGCCAGTCTACGGAAGGATCCCTTTGCCCAATCGTTAGCGAGACCACCTCCAACACACGGTCTGAATCGACGTCTTTGCCTCCTACTAGTCACCCTAATAGTACTACTAAAGGGGGCAAGAAGTCGAATACACCGACCATTGCAACTGCCGAGTGGATTAATTATCAGACTTATCGCCCTGAAAACAGTCCTATACACGAGGACAGTTTTGCACTGACTGAGATGTCTGCTTCCATCTCCACAGAAGCTTTGCCCACGCTTGTAGATCAGATGCCTGTTACTTTTGCTGGACAGATACAGGACATCTGCTACGGTCCAGGAGGCTTGACAACAGTGTCCTCGTTTCAGGGTATCGACACAGCTTTCGAGTATCAAATGAAGTCGCAACCGACAGGCCCTTTACAATATTCGCAGCAAACCCCGCTCTGGGAAGTATGTGCACAGGTAGAATATCTTTCAACTGAACAATGCTAATATGGCTATTCTAGACCTTGCCGTTTATGTTTCCTAATTCTCCATTTACATATTCTGTCCCGCAAGAACCTTGGATGGTCCAAGATAATCCCGCAATTAGTCCTAAGCACCTTTAACGGCAATGGAATTGTTGGGAATATGCAGTCTGAACGAGAGTCGAGAAGTGTATAGATATTCAGATGTCCATTTACGTACATTCTAATGTTAGAATCAGAATCCAACAGTCCTATAGATAATATCAGTTCAGCTTCTCCCTTCCAGTCAGATTAACAACTCTACAAGAAAGCAGAAAGACCCATGATCAAAAGGTCAGTACACCTTTCCTGTCACGTTGATTCTGTTTTGACGTAAGCTTCAAGTTTCCTCTCGAACTCCAAGAGCCTCATTCAGCAATCAAAACCCATGCAGGCCAGCAAACAGCCATATCAGCCTCAAAATTGCCCGGGTATAAATGCAAATCCCTTTCTGTTGTTTTCCATAGCCATCTcagctgctgcatctgtGACAGGTTACATACACGGTGCCGCTAGTAGACAATACATGTACAAGCACAAACACCTAGTAATTACAATAGTTTGCAGCAaaattataataataataataacaataataGCAAGAATGACGAAAATGCATGGTGACTTCACAGCGGCTAGTGGCAAGCAGATCACCCCGAATCAGTCAAGGGCGCTAGATGGCCCTGCTCAACGAGATCTGCTGATAAATATCAACAATTCCTCAGATCTAGCCGTATCTAGTATGAGATCGTCACATGAACACAGCTACAGCACTAGCCCTGCTAGTCCTCCATGCGAGCCATGCGCTGTGCCGTAACCGAGGGAGATCCTCTTTTCACCTTTGGATCTTGAAATTCTTGTCAGAGCATGCGATATGGGCAGCTATACATTGTCCTTACACCCTATcaggagatgaagacgaaTAAATGATCTAAATACAGACGCACAGAGATTGTAGGGTATCAAGGGCAGACCTAAGAAAGAGCTACAGGTGGCGTTAATGCTCCTAGACCGGCGGGCACAGTCCGGTATGAAACAAGGTCTACGTCGAAGAAGGGCTAGACCACGTGTCGCGAACAAATTGATGGCAAGGATTAGTTAACGCAAGTCAGAAGATTATCTGAGCGATTTTCGATGCCAGGTTAGGGGCCGGATGCAACGAGTCCTCTAAGGCCCGATGCGGAATAGTAGCTGCTTCCCCTCACGCTAAGATGTCCTTCGTTTAGTGGTAACGTGAGGACTAATCATTGCGATCATCAGAGTGCATACAGTACATAGGTGTTCGCTTAATCTTAGACCGCTAAAAATACGGTTTGTGGAAAATTGAAACTAActgtcggagtggaattcccactacATAGTAATTTACTAAtggatccatcttccgcatcctgatcacctgatcttccagggaatccaggcgtccatcgcaatttccacattctGGCagttttttccgctttctgcccctataaaatccaggataatagatagactgaatatcatcgttttcatcattgtctgaATCAGACAgcttggtagaattactagtaattacgcttattttgcatttccacacTAACATACGTATCGGACCTAGACAGAGGTCTTGGAGCTCCTTAAGGCCAGTGCTCTACACAGTTCAGTAAAATCGAACCTTAATTCCAGTTCCATTAGTTAAACTGATTTGCAGTCTCTGAAGTCTGACTTTTATGGGTTGTTTTGGAATCTCATTTATAAATTCCCTCCGGGTTGTTTGACTATGCCAGATTAAATTCCACAGAAGGGGATGTGAGCTCCAGTGAAAGATGGTAGATCATATTCATGTAGATAAAGGACACCTCGGACTCTTCGacccctttctttcctcaGCTTACCCTTTATGTACGCGCCCAATTTAACTAGAAAGCCTACAGATGCGAAACATCACCCAACCCATGTTTTTCTTGCCACATTTCGAATCCCCTTTTCATCTACTGCTCAAATTCTCCTGTTGCACCTTGAACTGACGATACTACATCAACTACTGCCTCTGTTGTACATTCCACTGATGACTCTCCCTCGCACACACTTGGGAGGTAAAGTCTGTGTGAAGATATGACTTTTAGATAGTCGATTCCCTCGCCGTTCGTGGGAATCTCATTGGTCAGAAATAAAATGCGGCACAGTCACTCTTCACTTGTCACTTTGGAGAAATATTAGAGCCTTCCTGCGAAGATTaggtttttgtttttttttgctaTTTTTGCTCTAGGGAGAATTTTGCTTCTTTGGTGCCGGAGTAGGTACCAGGAACTATGTCATGTTTATGAAAGCCAACACTACGTGGGCTAAGTTGATTGTGCTGTTTCTGCTATCTTTAGACCGTCTGAAAGCCCTTTCTTGTATCATTTCCCGATACTACTGCTATTTCGTTCTGTTTCAAACACTGCTGGTCAGGATGGGGGCTGGAAAACTAGGATCGATATTTGTTAGGGTGTTTCACGGTCCCTGCAAGCTATGTGCCCAGGACTTGCAGCGAACGAGTGTTGATCTGTTCACCACCTCTATTTAATTGTTCGACAAACCTTGGCGCGGACCCGCAGGGATGCGATTCTACAATTGAATACAAGTGGCGTTATCCAATGGGTATTTTACGGAAGTGAAACGGCTTCAATCTCCTCTGTAAACCCGATCCGATCGCGCATTGGCTAGACAGACAAGTCAAGTTACCGCGCAGAGCAGGGGAAATATCCTGGCATGAATGTAATCATAAGGGGTCAATAGGGTGCTTGATCTCGAGACGCACCAAATTGAATAGGCTAATCAAAATTCGTCACCAAATAGTGAGTAGGGGTTTCAGAGGCTGCTATAAGAGTGGCTGGAGCGCACTCTTTGGGCTTTTTCAATTCGAACAGATCCAGGTCTTGACAAGGCACTCTTTTGTCTACTCTACCATACCTCGGCTCACTCAAGTGCCTGATCATCCTGCTATCTTTTATCACGAATCAGTTTTGTCCGTCCTACTTGTCCCTTTGGCTTAGTGATTATTAATCTTCTATTGTCATGTACACTGCCATGGCCAGCGGTATCTATAAGAAGGACGCGGATTGGGCAGATTCAAGTGCAAGTCCTCTCCCTGTCACTTATACGCCTAGAACTCGACGTGTCAGCAAAGCAAGGAAGGGGAAACGAGTTCATCCATGCAAATATCTTGAATGCGATAAGGTGAGTTCTTAACACTCGCGTATTTGATCAGCCATCTGATCCATCTTATAGGTCTTTACTAGAGCTGAGCACAAAAAGCGTCACGAAATACGTCATAAGGCTAAAAGACTTTACCACTGCACCCATGATGGATACGGTTTCGGAACATCATGAGAACCTAATGCGTCATATAGAAGAAAAGTGAGTAGCCACGTCGACCTTCCATTCCTTATCTTACCTAGCTCACAATTATTGCAGTCAGCATAACTCTATGAACAGCCAGTCTAAAGAAGGGTCTCCCTGCGTAAAAACAAGTGAGCCTACTTCTGAAGCACGTTCTGAATCAGCGTCTCCACCCTCTACCATGCACCACGATATTACCTCCAGCAGGAGCAATGAAACAGGTGCACCAGCCACTGCAATTGTCGAGTGGATCGATGACCAGATTTATACCTCTGGAAATAATCCAACACCCAACACCAGATTTTCAccgatggagatgatgctTGTTCCCTTGCCCACCGACGCTTTGCCCAAGCTAGGGTATCAAACATCTTTAGCTTTCCCCAGGTAAGTGCAGGACATCTTGTACCACCCATGGGGCGCGACTACTATCCGCTCCTTCCAGGATATCAACTCAGCTATGCAGAGTCAGATGAAGCCAGAACTGTCAGTACCCTCACAAAATTCGGGACAACTACCCTTACAGGAATTATGTGCACGCAGTGGTTTTCGTCCTATATATATGTTCTTTTTCTGAAAGGATTTGCTAACTTGACTTTTATTTAGCCCTTGAAGTTTACATTTCCTGGGTCCTTGCCTGACTCTTGTGGTGTACCGATGACGTCGCTATAGATTGGTGGACCCAGGGTAAGGTACAGATTTGAGACGAAATGGTAGGGGAAAGGTTCGGTCGGACTTACTGCATTTAGTGATCATCTCATGAATACTGAAAAGTGTAAAGAACATAAAGCGAGTATGAATAGCTCTTATTTCCACTCTAGGCTAGGAGCGGGCTGATCCCTAAGCAATCCTAAGCACTTGGTGAGCATACAGCAAAAGAGGTGGTAAAATGGGCACCGAAGATCGATACATTTGACACCTTTTTTCGGTGCCTAATATCCCGTCCAGTCGCGTGGGGGTGTACTCTACCGGGTACTACACACTGTCCAAGCTAACCCTAATCAGGCAAGAGGAAAGATCGCGGCAGAATGCTCACCGCCCTCCATTTTCTCAAAAAATTTccccccatcatctctgACCGACTTGATTGAACAACACTCACTGCCAACCATGAAGCGCAAATTGGATGCCAACGACGTACCGTCCCCGGAGCCTAATGCTGGGGACGACAACGAACCAGACTTCGAAGCTCTGAACCTCGATCCCCGACTCTGCCAAGCCCTGATCAAAGAAAAGTTCACCAAGCCGACTCTCGTGCAGGCCAAGGCGATCCCACTGGCCCTAGAAGGGAAAGATATTCTGGGTAAGTACTTACCCAAATCATACTTTCAAAAAGGCTTCATCCTGACCGAAACAGCCCGTGCAAAGACAGGCTCTGGCAAAACGGCCGCCTATGTCCTCCCGATCCTGCAATCCATTCTCCAGAAGAAATCGGTATGTGCTCTCTATCACCAGCAATCCAATCGAATGATGAACTGACTGGTATATGCAATCAGGCGGACCCATCTGTGAAAGCAACCACTGGTCTGATTCTCGTACCGACCCGCGAACTTGCGGAACAAGTCCAGAAAGTGGTCGCCTCGTACACCAGTTTTTGCGGGAAAGATGTCCGATCAGTCAACCTGACCCAAAAGGTTTCCGACGCTGTACAGCGGTCGATCCTCGCTGATTTCCCGGATGTGGTTGTGTCGACACCCAGCCGGGTTCTGTCCAACGTCAACAACTCGGCCCTGTCGCTCGACAAACTCTCGCATCTGGTGATCGACGAGGCGGATTTGGTTTTGTCGTACGGCTACGATGACGATATCAATACCCTTTCCAAGGCCATCCCGCGCGGAGTGCAGACTTTTCTCATGAGCGCCACCCTCACCTCGGAGGTCGACACTCTAAAAAGTCTATTCTGCCGGAACCCAGTGATTCTCAAATtggaggacaaggaagagaaaggcgGTGGAGTCAGCCAGTTTGTCGTCAAGTAAGTTTATCCGTCAACAACAACCGGCCGTACTAATGCCCTTTGTCAGGTGTGCCGAAGACGAAAAGTTTCTTTTGACTTATGTCATCTTCAAACTCCAACTGATCAAAGGAAAAGTTATTATCTTTGTCGGCGACGTGGATCGGTGCTACCGTGTCAAACTATTCCTGGAACAGTTCGGTCTGAAGAGCTGTGTGCTCAACTCCGAGCTGCCCATCAATTCACGACTGCATGTGGTCCAAGAATTCAACAAGGGCGTCTACGATGTCATCATTGCCGCCGATGACCAGGAAGTTCTAGGCGCTCCTAAGTCCTCAAAGAAGTCCCAAGAagtcgacgaggaggaagccggagaaaaggaagagatcgGATCCAGtgaggacgaagacgacgtcgaggacgaaggcgggaagaaaaaggcatCTCGGCCAGAGAAGCGGCGTAAAATGACTGGCAAAAAAAAGGACTACGGCATCTCGCGCGGCATCGATTTCCAAAACGTCGCATGTGTGCTCAACTTTGACCTCCCCACCACCTCGAAATCCTACACACACCGCATCGGGCGCACAGGACGTGCCGGCAAAGCCGGCATGGCGCTATCGTTCGTGATTCCCGCG carries:
- a CDS encoding uncharacterized protein (ID:PFLUO_002313-T1.cds;~source:funannotate) — protein: MKRKLDANDVPSPEPNAGDDNEPDFEALNLDPRLCQALIKEKFTKPTLVQAKAIPLALEGKDILARAKTGSGKTAAYVLPILQSILQKKSADPSVKATTGLILVPTRELAEQVQKVVASYTSFCGKDVRSVNLTQKVSDAVQRSILADFPDVVVSTPSRVLSNVNNSALSLDKLSHLVIDEADLVLSYGYDDDINTLSKAIPRGVQTFLMSATLTSEVDTLKSLFCRNPVILKLEDKEEKGGGVSQFVVKCAEDEKFLLTYVIFKLQLIKGKVIIFVGDVDRCYRVKLFLEQFGLKSCVLNSELPINSRLHVVQEFNKGVYDVIIAADDQEVLGAPKSSKKSQEVDEEEAGEKEEIGSSEDEDDVEDEGGKKKASRPEKRRKMTGKKKDYGISRGIDFQNVACVLNFDLPTTSKSYTHRIGRTGRAGKAGMALSFVIPADQYGKHRPTSVPSTKNDEKVLSKIVKRQTKLGHEVKPYHFEMQQVDAFRYRMTDALRAVTRLAVQEARAREIRQELVKSEKLKRHFEENPDELRQLRHDGELRAARVQPHLKHVPDYLMPSKGRKGISKEDVGYVGFSKTKENRIRNARDRNRGRGKGKKTVGGRSDPLKTFNRGQSKK